ACACCAATGTTCTTTACAAGCACTGCATCAGAGAGGTAGGTGCCCCACTTTTTAGAGATACTGAAATAAAGTGTCTCAAGTCTGTGATGCTTGGATAAGATAAAACAGTCTGCAACTGAACAGTATGCTgcacagcctggccttggactAGGCACAATCCATTGTTACTGGAACAACTTGACTGCAGGTCATCTCTAAGGCCAGCATACCAAAAGCTCTAACAATTAGTAACAGTACTTTCAAATTCCATAAAACATCACAGAGCACAAGGAGTAACGTTCTTAGTTCAGCACGGACAACTATTCAGCACTTGTTATCTCCAGTGTGAAAGTatcactaggaaaaaaaaaacaaacatgggAAAAGCATGACTCGTTCTGCCTCCAGAAGGCCATCTCATGCCTGCAGAAAGGAGATCACCAAGAAAAATGAGGCCAAGTAATCGAATTTAAAAGCAGGCAACTTCTACCACTAGCTATAAACGTGAGAAATTCACATGCCCGCAAAGCCCAACCAGACTAGATGGGGCACACACTCCTATGTCATCCTCAACTTCACATCATTTTCCCCTTTTGAAACTGTAGGAATAGCACCTTTTGCTGCTTCCTGTCATGCAAGATTCAGATACTAACCTCTCAGAAGATAACCAAGAGAACATTTTAGCTAACATTAAAGCTAAACTGACTAAAATGTAAAATCGGGAAAATTTGtaatttagtttttaattattgtGATTTTAAATTTTGGCATATGTAAATAAATTGTGTAAATAGGCTATTCCatacataaagaaaataggGTTAAGCATGATTTTAAGCTTACTTCCACAATTTACAAGTTCTTCCTGAACAACAGTATAAATAGTAGTGTCTGATAGAACTGCTCACTTTTGCAGGCATGCACCAGCTAAATGTGCTGTTAGAAACAATGCTCCCATTCTCGCTAAATACACAAGATGAAGTGCCAGAAGCATTTGCTGAACAAGAGCTGCTGAACTGAAAAGAATGGAGCACAAAACTATTCTACAACTGCaaccacagctgctgctgctttctgtggttGTAAATGACAGACTGCCTGGAAGCTCACTGCCATAGACTAGGTATTACTGCCCTCGACTAGGTACTACTGCCCTCATTAACATACAATACTACATTACTCAGAAGACTTACTTATTAAACACTTGGAACCCCAGTAGGGTTATTAACTGCCTTTTGAGCAGCTTCTTTAGCTTGGTGGGCTTGTAGTACGGCTACAGCTTCATCAACCTGGTAAGTAAAAAAACCATCAAAAATTAATAAAGGGAAGCTTATTTCTGTTTAAGTTAAAGTGGTTTGAATTATACATACAAACAATTCCTGCATCATCAAGAAGGAAAGGATAACATCAGTCTCAGTTCACGCTAGCTTAAATGACCGCTACCCACCAAAAGAAGATATTAGAAGTTCACATTCTAGGCCACTGTTGTACTTCGCCTACTCTACCGTGCCAGCATAAACACCTGTTAAATCAGTGTGAAAATCATGAGGCAAAAGTCCACCTACCTTCGAACGAAGAGACTCAGGAGACTCGAGCATGTGAAGGAGTTCAGAGTTGTCAATCTCCAACAACATACCAGTGATCTTACCCGCCAGAGTAGGATGCATGCTTTGAATAAGAGGAAATAGACGTtcacctagaaaaaaaaatgttatctggAGTGAGAAATCTCATATGATGAGCACAGCCTAGattgaaggaaaaacagcaacagaagtcTCCTCGTTCCACCCTGAAAAccatttattctgtattttaagattAGTAATAGAGTACTCAGCACACTTCTGCTACAAGTCATAAAGATACCACGTACATACCTAAcatctgcttttgttcttgTGGAGGGGCAGAAGCCAACATGGAAGCAGTCAAGGGTTCCTGACCTTGCACATGGACAGCAGGCTGCAAATTAATTTTACACCGTTTAGAAGATTAAATTCTAGCTTATAATTAGTTGCAGCTTCAAATATCCAGTGTTACACAACTCAGCATAAACAATGCCTACACAGTCAGAAACCTGGAATACATTACATCTAAGCCAATTTAATCAAACAGAGCTGGTTCAGACTGAGCAATGCTGGAGATAAGCATCAGCCGTTCCATTGTGGAGCGATCACAAGGAAAATTCCAGTTAAGGTATCAAACTGGAAAACATAAAGTAACATAGGATCGCATCCCATCCCAGGTGAACTTGAAACAAACTTAAAACCCCAAATTCTACTGGTGCCATAATGGAAAGCCTGAATACTAGATAAACAAAGGAAACTCTTAATCATACACACCTCCACCCTTAATCTGCAGAAAACCCAGCAAAAGCATGACCAGTTCCTAAAATTACATACCTGCTGCATAGCAACCTGTGGCTGTGTATTAAGATGCTGCTGAGGATTGCGAACACCTGCAGCATATTTGTACTGTGGTACTGTGCGTACAGCAGGAGTAGCTGCAgtagctgctgctgcaggacgTGGACCCATTGTTTGTGTTGATGTATTGGCTGAAAAGATAACAATTCAGTTGGTGAACAATTCAATCTTTAATTTAGCATGCACTGTACAAAAGTTAACCAATCAAAATGGAACACAATTCAGGTATCGTGTTATAGATTCATCTCAGCAGAATTGTCACAATTGAAGCTTCAAAGCTAGAAGTTTACTGGTTGTCGCTTTATAGCCATAATCACTAACGAGTTGCTTTTTCCTACGTGCTATTTAAAGATATGCAAGAAAACATTCACTTTTGGTTAAGTATTGATTTAATTTCATTCTAACCTCAAAGGACACTTGATTTCCTGAGTGCCTGCTGTCAATAGCAATCCTAAAAAAGACACTTTCATGAAGTATATGGCTAAAAAAAACCCATTGCTTTGGATGTTATCAGAGAGTTAAGACTCCAACACAATTAGACCTGGTTCATTCAGTGACATGCAGGTTCTGGACACATGATAGTTCTGCTACTCAACAGTAAGAGCTAAAATTGTATCATCTCAGAATTTTCACATGCAGCTTCTTACAATTGTCACCCTGGTGTTTAGAAATGGCAGAAGCTGACATACAGCACTATCGAAATGCACGCTAAAGGAAACAAGAGATGGGGACCACAgcagaaaactgattttcagtCTTTGCTGGGATAGTATTCTACACAGCTACCAAAAGGAGAGACCAACTTACCACTGTAGTAAGAGCTAGAGAAGAACTTTTGAATGTCTGAGAGATTCTGAATCAGCAAAActaaaaagagattttataCTTAAAAGTTATTGGAAGTGAAACTCACCAACACGTTGTGTTGACATGACTCGTGGTACTTGTGAAGAAGCCGGTCTCATGGTACTAAAAGGTGGTCTGGGAGCTGCCGGGCGGATAGCACCAGGCATGTTTTGGAATGCTGTGTTTTAGGAAAGATGTATTATGTTACACACTGAAACAATGAATGGTGAAAACAGTTCAGAAGTAATACCATAAAATATAGCGAAGACTCATACTATGGTTCCACAAAAACATATCTAAAATTTCAAAGGTAAAGGCTTATTGAATTGATCATTGTAGGAATTCCATTgttggaaaagcaaagaagagaCTTACGATGAGGTCTGGCACCCTGAGCAGTCCAGCGAGGACTAGGTCTAGCAAGTTGAGCAAGTTGATTAGTAGGATAGTATGCAGCACGGTTCTGAGTCTGTCAGATGCAAAAACATTATGTTACCCTGTTATCTTCAGAGGGCGTGCTGAGCAGCAACTCACCTTTCTGCTACGAAATTACAATGCTGAAATTATGAATCAATGctaattgttttatttacttttaaatctAAACAAATTACATGTGTAGTACTAAGCATTTGGTTACTCAGCTTTATACATACCTGTGGGATAGCTGCCATGAAGTAACCTGAAGGAGGTGCTGGTTGGTAGGGGTTGATTACTGGGTTAGGGACTGCTCTTACACTCGCCATTCTCTGCATATACTGGTTGGTGAGATGAGCTTGGCGCTCTTCTTTACGCTGGGCTAGAGCTACGTATAATGGTTTAGTAGCCACAATTCTACCATTCATCTCTGTGACAGCTTTGGTGGCTTCTTCTGGTGACGAAAAGCAGACAAACCCAAATCCTTTGCTGCGTCCACCTTCCATCATGACCTGCCAGTAAGACAAAAAAATGTTACATCTGGCCCTATTCAATTTACACAAGGCTCCTTTTTTCAGCTTATTATGCAAGCGAGACCACAGGTTTGTCTTACTGAATGgatttataaaaagaaatgtaatttaatgACAAGCTAATTCTTTAGTGAATACAGATAAAAACCTCAGTGAGGTAAAACTGAGCACACAAATGctctaaaatataaaatttttcttcagtaacatCAGTACGCATTTTATATCAAGAAAGACATGATGTGTTTAACCTGAAATACgtaaaaatcaagaaaacagGTGTTCATGAATATATAACAATAGTAACAATGAGAGGtgacatttctcatttctccctCTCCGCTCATCAATAAAAGCGCAAGTCCAATCAATAAGTTTTACCTTTGCACTGGTGATTGTACCAAATGGGGAGAATTCTTTTCGAAGACGTTCATCATCAATTCCATCATCAAGATTTTTCACGTAAAGGTTTACACCCtaagaaaataaagtcaagTTAGTTTTGAAAGCACATGACATACATAAATACAAGAATGAAGTTAGTTCTCTTGAATTAAAAGGGAACCTGGTATCTGGTGATCCTGTCCTGCTTCATTTGCTCAAATTTACGCTTCAGCTCCGTCTGTCTTTCCACTTTTTTCTGAGCCCGTCCAACATAGATTTGTTTCCCATTGAGCTCTTTTCCATTCATCTCATCTACAGCCTTCAGTAATAAATAAGAGGTTAGCAGTGCTTCATATTTACTGAGATACTTGTATTCCAGGTTATTTAAAACATCATATGTGCACATCTGACTACTGTAAGAGAAGCAATTCACTTATGAACGTATACAAGACtataaaatgtacttttaagaCAGTACTTGTTCCCATCTCTTGCATGGATTCTTGCACTACGAACAAATCAAACGAATTACAAAACCATCTTTTGAAAAGCAACCTTGATTTGTTGCCTTTATCTCTTCTTGGCTGAgtttttcctcctgattctATGTCCTTCCTGTCATAGTAAACTACAGAAAGCAACCAGCTGCCAAAGAATTAAGTCATGCAGCATACTGGCATGCTATAGACACATACACAAATTAATAGGATCCTTGTTCCAAAGTTACTCTTCAAGGTAAAAGCAACATCACAGGGCTGACTATTTTCTTAAAGCTGTGCCAAACGTACTCATAAAACTAATAGCCTTCCTGCTGACTTTGCAGTACTGTAGTCTGAAAAAGCAATCCTTTCTGCCTTGCACTTGCACAAATGTTTTGTGCAACCAAATTAGATCCAATGAttcatttgtgttttgcagAGATATAATAATTTACCATGCTTGTGTGTTGCCCAGCATGAAGAAATCCAAATCTCACTGAAATCTTCAAGCCCAGCTCAACAGGTTCTTACATTATTCAAAATGTCTCATCTCTACATCGGTTCCGGCTTTTTCGGAGTATCTTAGTAGGCTCCACAAATGAACTCATTTTGCTcataagaaagcattttaagtTCAGTTGTTTAGGAAGCAAATATCTGGTTTTGCAGTGCCCTTGACCAAATAAGAACCCTTGATCAATGCACAAATTTCCTAAGTGCTCACTGAAACTTCATATTCAGTTTTCAGTCAGAACTCCtaagatgaagaaaaacttACTTTTTGGGCATCTTCATGTCTTTCAAAACTAACGAAGCCAAAGCCCTTGGATTTTCCACTCTCATCAGTCATAACTTTCACACTTAAGGCAGGACCTAAAATgtcaatgaaatattttatgttgtaTATGTTCTCTTCATGTCTTGAACACTGGTTagaaattttaatatttcatttcttcatttttaccaCAAAAGATTCCTGCATCAACGACAGTATCTAGGAAATGCCACCCATTAGGATAAGACTGATCTACCCAGATGCTGAACTGTAGCCTTTATGACTGATGCCTGCCATGCTGAGTAtcttttgtattgcattttcaATCATAATGGGATAGGAATTTAACTTCAAAGTGAATTCAgtaatttttaatggaaaaaataacatttgaagTGCTAGTACTTCCATTCTTTGAAATAGGTACTACAGGCTGGAAAGGAGACTCTTCTATTAGCTCTACGTGCTTTGGCAAAAGGATCTCAGCTCAGCAGTTCTGAACCTTTGTAAAACTGCCGTCCAAATTCAGTTGCAAGAGCTATTAGCTAAATTTGCTATCATTTCATCCACAGATATGTGAGTAGTAAAAAGTAATTTCCTGTGAATGCTACTTAAGGCTGCTACAAGATCTCATACACAAGGCTCTGTCTCGGTTTACATGACATCCACTGGTgctgacagaggaaaaaaacgATACAATACATGTGGTCTATAGACCAGTATAATGATAAAGGAACTTTGCCACTTCCTAATTCAACAATAACTCATCAGATACATTACTAGATACAGTCCCACAATAATTCTGCCCTGTGCATAACCAAGGGTCAAGGCAGAGCTGAACAGCTTGCTCATAGTGCAGTTTCTTGCAATTTCTTAAGTCAGCCACCACAATGCAATTGAATAAGGAAAGCACAGATACTCTGAATAAAGGTTAGTCTGCAAATCAGtgaaaaagcaacaggaaaCACATTTGTCACATATCCTGTAGTGAACTCATAGCATCAATCCAtacaacagaaaacatttctatttgcAACTTCAAGATTTTCAAAATCCATTAAAGAGACTACTTACACAATATTTTCAGATCATCAGAAAGCTCTGATAGGAGAATTATATTCTATTCCAGTTATTTAAAATTCTGTAGTGAGTATTAATTACTAGCTCTAATTCAAAGTGTAATAAGGACTAACTTCTTAAATAAAGCTGCAGACAGCCATCTGATTGTTCCTCTTACAAAGCACTGTACAGATACAAACTAAGTTGAAGTTCAGCAGTGTTTATATAAACTCAAAGCATAAGACATTACCAAACTTGCCAAAGAGTTCCTTAAGTCTCTCATCATCCATGTCTTCTCCAAAATTCTTGATGTAAACATTGGTGAATTCCTTTGCTCTGGCTCCAAGCTCTGCCTCACGTTCCTTGCGGGATTTAAACCTTCCAACAAATCTGGTTCCAGGAGAACAGAAAAGGTATATTAGAGAAAGTGTGTCAAGATTTAAANNNNNNNNNNNNNNNNNNNNNNNNNNNNNNNNNNNNNNNNNNNNNNNNNNNNNNNNNNNNNNNNNNNNNNNNNNNNNNNNNNNNNNNNNNNNNNNNNNNNAAACACTTTAATCCTCTCGTATCGTATTTTATTCTCAATCATTCTCATTATTCATTATAGGCATGAAATTCTTGAGGTAAAATATTCAAGATAAAGCTATCAAAACCAATTTCCCTATCTTTTTCATATTGGTGCACTTATCGCAATCACgaacaaaaatgctttcaagttATTGGCAACACTGTTCACTCTTGTACAGCCTTTGACATCAGGAGATGCGGACAATGGGAAAGAGTGCTAGGTAAACTGAAATTCTAGATACCAGCATAATCTCTCTGCCACACTGAAAACGTGGCAGCCTTAAAACCAGTCACCATTTGCCAACCTAGCTTTTAAGCAGGGGATACGAACTAGCTTCCCTCACACCCTTATGTACCTTTCTAACCTCTGTCAAagcaaagttgttttttttccttcactcaAAAGGCATGGAGAAATAAATAGTGCAACTTGCTCTGCAGTCAAATACCATTGTGAACTGGCTGAGAACACTAAAGGTCAGAAACGTAACAGAGACTGAACACCTGGCACTACAAGGAACTCCTCTAACCCAGGACTTACAAGGCTAATGCTGATTTCCGATGACTATTCCAAATGCCATAATGATCAATTAGCTGCAAGGCAGCCATCCGCCAGTCCAGCCTAGTTATCACTAATCAATAACCTAATAATCTGTTTTTTCACTACAGTATAAGAGTAGCTATGGTTTTCAAAATATTGCTGCCTTAAGTTTTGTTTCCTATTCCTGTTCCCAAGGCATCTATTAACAGACATTCgtaaaaacattttgtataaTCAGACTACTGTTCAAGACTGAGTAGCTTGGGAGCTCCAAGTTTCACTCAAAAAAGGAGAACACACCTATCACAAAACATTTATAAAGAAATCATTGTTCAGAATACCTCATGGGCTATACTTCATCTGGGATGAGTAACATCATAAAAGAATTTCCCAAATCTTCATTAGAGCATCGGCTCATAAGACAACTgataaaacttttttcttctgtgggaAGAGTTTTCTGAACTTATTCTGCCTTAAAGTAGGTAATGCAGCTCCTACTACTCCTAGTGTACAAATTCTAAATCCTCTTTAGAACcagaaatgtttagaacaaCCTGCCTTTTCTAAGAAAGCTTTGAGATATGTGTCTACCGTAACTTGAATTCAGTCTGTTGATCTCCAACAATGTATTTATGTACTTACACTTTGCGGTCATTAAGCAGCATACCATTCATTTTTTCAATAGCTCTTTCTGCAGCTTCTTGTGTCTCAAAATGTACAAATCCATAACCCTTGGATCCATTTTCATCACATACCAcctattaaagaaaaactttgTTGTAATAACCATGGAATGTTTCCCGCAtaatttgaattctttttttaatgtcaaatcGTTAAAGGCACCCATAACTTGTCACTAACCTTACAAGAAAGGATGtttccaaaagcagaaaaagtgtCATACAAAGCTTTGTTATCAATTGATTTGTCCAAGTTTTTGATGAAGATGTTTCCAACGCCACTTTTGCGTAGAGATGGATCACGCTGGGACCACATAATGCGCACCGGTTTGCCTTTGATGACATCAAAATTCATAG
The DNA window shown above is from Meleagris gallopavo isolate NT-WF06-2002-E0010 breed Aviagen turkey brand Nicholas breeding stock chromosome 3, Turkey_5.1, whole genome shotgun sequence and carries:
- the PABPC1 gene encoding polyadenylate-binding protein 1 isoform X2, producing the protein MNFDVIKGKPVRIMWSQRDPSLRKSGVGNIFIKNLDKSIDNKALYDTFSAFGNILSCKVVCDENGSKGYGFVHFETQEAAERAIEKMNGMLLNDRKVFVGRFKSRKEREAELGARAKEFTNVYIKNFGEDMDDERLKELFGPALSVKVMTDESGKSKGFGFVSFERHEDAQKAVDEMNGKELNGKQIYVGRAQKKVERQTELKRKFEQMKQDRITRYQGVNLYVKNLDDGIDDERLRKEFSPFGTITSAKVMMEGGRSKGFGFVCFSSPEEATKAVTEMNGRIVATKPLYVALAQRKEERQAHLTNQYMQRMASVRAVPNPVINPYQPAPPSGYFMAAIPQTQNRAAYYPTNQLAQLARPSPRWTAQGARPHPFQNMPGAIRPAAPRPPFSTMRPASSQVPRVMSTQRVANTSTQTMGPRPAAAATAATPAVRTVPQYKYAAGVRNPQQHLNTQPQVAMQQPAVHVQGQEPLTASMLASAPPQEQKQMLGERLFPLIQSMHPTLAGKITGMLLEIDNSELLHMLESPESLRSKVDEAVAVLQAHQAKEAAQKAVNNPTGVPSV
- the PABPC1 gene encoding polyadenylate-binding protein 1 isoform X1: MNFDVIKGKPVRIMWSQRDPSLRKSGVGNIFIKNLDKSIDNKALYDTFSAFGNILSCKVVCDENGSKGYGFVHFETQEAAERAIEKMNGMLLNDRKVFVGRFKSRKEREAELGARAKEFTNVYIKNFGEDMDDERLKELFGKFGPALSVKVMTDESGKSKGFGFVSFERHEDAQKAVDEMNGKELNGKQIYVGRAQKKVERQTELKRKFEQMKQDRITRYQGVNLYVKNLDDGIDDERLRKEFSPFGTITSAKVMMEGGRSKGFGFVCFSSPEEATKAVTEMNGRIVATKPLYVALAQRKEERQAHLTNQYMQRMASVRAVPNPVINPYQPAPPSGYFMAAIPQTQNRAAYYPTNQLAQLARPSPRWTAQGARPHPFQNMPGAIRPAAPRPPFSTMRPASSQVPRVMSTQRVANTSTQTMGPRPAAAATAATPAVRTVPQYKYAAGVRNPQQHLNTQPQVAMQQPAVHVQGQEPLTASMLASAPPQEQKQMLGERLFPLIQSMHPTLAGKITGMLLEIDNSELLHMLESPESLRSKVDEAVAVLQAHQAKEAAQKAVNNPTGVPSV